A single genomic interval of Acidobacteriota bacterium harbors:
- the cyoE gene encoding heme o synthase codes for MEDEISARVFSHSEADGRSVRSLLTDYMELAKARLGALVVLTAFVGYVLGARDGGSLSGLAAVVVGTALSSFGANILNQWYESERDSLMLRTRERPLPAGRLDRRTAAVLGVVTASIGLAILAVATNWLTTFLSLFVILVYVLIYTPLKVRTPLNTVVGAVCGGVPPMMGWTAATGRLDAGAWILGGILFAWQIPHFLSLAWLYRDDYARGGFQMLPAVDEEGSLTGRLSFLYAVSLLPITAALTAFGITGGAFLIASQVIGIAFVGLGWLFLRARSQSTAKNLFLASILYLTVLLGLMVVDVDDRAVRGGNVAAKSAAHTVDEIEVAAMPFREGL; via the coding sequence ATGGAGGATGAGATCTCAGCTCGCGTCTTCTCCCACTCGGAAGCAGACGGGCGCTCCGTTCGCTCCCTTCTGACCGACTATATGGAGCTTGCCAAGGCACGACTCGGTGCGCTTGTCGTCCTCACGGCCTTTGTCGGTTACGTGTTGGGAGCACGTGACGGGGGGTCGCTGTCGGGTCTCGCGGCGGTGGTCGTTGGCACAGCCCTCAGCTCGTTCGGCGCCAATATCCTCAACCAGTGGTACGAATCGGAGCGGGACAGCCTGATGCTGCGCACCCGCGAACGCCCGTTGCCGGCGGGACGCCTCGATCGACGTACGGCGGCGGTTCTCGGAGTCGTCACCGCTTCGATCGGTCTCGCGATTCTCGCCGTCGCGACGAACTGGCTGACCACCTTTCTCTCCCTCTTCGTCATCCTCGTCTATGTGCTGATATATACCCCCCTCAAGGTCCGCACGCCGCTCAACACCGTGGTCGGCGCAGTGTGCGGCGGCGTACCACCGATGATGGGCTGGACCGCAGCTACCGGACGCCTCGACGCCGGAGCGTGGATCCTCGGCGGCATCCTCTTCGCCTGGCAGATTCCGCACTTCCTGTCCTTGGCTTGGCTCTATCGAGATGACTACGCTCGCGGAGGCTTCCAGATGTTGCCCGCGGTGGACGAGGAGGGGAGTCTCACGGGGCGCCTTTCCTTCCTGTACGCCGTGTCCCTGCTTCCGATCACTGCCGCGCTGACTGCCTTCGGAATCACCGGTGGGGCCTTTCTCATCGCCTCACAGGTGATCGGGATCGCTTTTGTCGGCCTCGGTTGGCTGTTTCTCCGAGCTCGCAGCCAGTCGACCGCGAAAAATCTCTTCCTCGCCAGTATTCTCTACCTCACGGTGCTGCTCGGTTTGATGGTCGTTGACGTCGACGACCGCGCCGTGCGCGGCGGAAATGTCGCTGCCAAATCCGCAGCCCACACGGTGGACGAGATCGAGGTCGCCGCGATGCCGTTTCGCGAAGGGCTCTGA
- a CDS encoding DUF3179 domain-containing protein, whose amino-acid sequence MQTPAIIRSGWWVGAAALVVSLLTVWIVIGPLDRRPELERTESEFVIDNAVVPNDLVVRAMAKDGVEVLSEPSTMPAAEVDRINDEQRGKFLVPGDRVIGVTIGDEVRAYPLRLMRWHEVVNDVVGGVPIAITYSPLCDSVVVFNREVGGGVVELGVSGYLYNSNTLLYDRRLSPEDSPLWLQLNGSVVAERTDGTSSPLTFRSESLTTWGKWRDRHPKTRVLSPVPELKKLYRRDPYHSYFGSDLLHFPVRPLPQPGPLHLKDRVVIVTVDRRHEAFALQDLASAAGALQGALEVDSRGLPLRISFDVPAGTATVEALAEPYRLSATRHSFWFAWYAARGMIPDTETVPESGHPE is encoded by the coding sequence ATGCAGACCCCGGCCATCATCAGAAGCGGATGGTGGGTGGGAGCGGCGGCTCTCGTCGTCAGCCTTTTGACTGTATGGATCGTAATCGGACCACTCGATCGCCGACCCGAGCTTGAGCGGACGGAATCGGAATTCGTCATCGACAATGCCGTGGTGCCAAACGATCTCGTCGTTCGGGCAATGGCAAAGGACGGGGTCGAGGTCCTTTCCGAACCGTCGACGATGCCTGCCGCCGAGGTGGACCGCATTAACGACGAGCAGCGGGGTAAGTTCCTGGTTCCCGGCGACCGGGTCATCGGCGTGACCATCGGCGATGAGGTGCGGGCCTACCCGCTCAGGCTGATGCGCTGGCACGAGGTCGTGAATGATGTCGTTGGCGGTGTGCCGATCGCCATCACCTACAGCCCGCTCTGCGACAGCGTGGTCGTGTTCAATCGAGAGGTCGGCGGCGGGGTCGTCGAGCTCGGGGTTTCCGGCTATCTCTACAACTCGAACACGCTGCTCTATGACCGCCGTCTGTCTCCCGAAGACTCACCACTCTGGTTGCAGCTCAACGGCTCGGTGGTCGCTGAACGGACGGACGGCACCTCCTCGCCACTGACATTCAGATCCGAGTCCCTCACCACCTGGGGCAAATGGCGCGACAGGCACCCGAAAACACGTGTCCTCTCACCCGTGCCGGAACTCAAGAAGCTTTACAGGCGCGACCCCTACCACTCCTATTTCGGCTCCGATCTCCTGCACTTCCCGGTCCGGCCGCTGCCCCAACCCGGACCGCTCCATCTCAAGGATCGGGTGGTCATCGTGACGGTCGATCGACGACACGAGGCATTCGCGCTGCAGGATCTGGCTTCCGCCGCAGGAGCCCTGCAAGGAGCGCTGGAGGTCGACTCTCGCGGCCTGCCGCTCCGCATCTCTTTCGATGTCCCCGCAGGCACCGCAACAGTCGAAGCGCTGGCCGAGCCGTACCGTCTGTCGGCAACTCGCCACAGTTTCTGGTTTGCATGGTACGCTGCGCGAGGAATGATTCCTGATACCGAAACAGTTCCGGAGTCAGGACACCCAGAATAA
- a CDS encoding PEP/pyruvate-binding domain-containing protein yields the protein MENTIDTGVPKFDPDTFGSEHQIMRLGKGSIGGKAVGLKQIQDEILPRFDAARFDGVTVEVPRAIVVATDVFTEFMDRNRLWQVVQEDLPDSEIADAFQRAELSEELRAELRAVLDILRVPLAIRPSSFLEDASHRPFAGIFASKMIPNTEPSDQARYQRLSSALKLAWASTFFESAVFSRRAAGLADDAEKMAVVIQEVTGRRYDGRFYPTLSALARSYNHYPVPGNSREDGVVSLALGLGKSISDGDHVWSYCPHRPLAPPPFKSTRDLLEFTQNSFWAVNVGDPPPPDPVREAACLVRAGLADAEADGTLTYLASTYDPASDQLRSGISGAGPRALTFAPILESKTIPFTPMMENLLELACNAVNGEAEIEVAVNLDADRAMPMEVAFLQVRPMLTPGERSKVTEVDLDAAEIVVASDNCLGHGARKDLTDVVYLRPQNFDRGATRMMASELDAVNRGLVEEGRHAIYIGLGRWGTTDDRFGVPVAWGQISAARVIVEATLPDAPTSLSHGTHFFHRLLSNQVLYMSVEHDGNGRIDWDWLDEQESVWESRNVRHVRVGEPLEVSIDCATRLGMIRRHPGS from the coding sequence ATGGAGAACACAATCGACACTGGAGTTCCCAAGTTCGACCCGGATACCTTCGGCTCCGAGCACCAGATCATGCGCCTCGGGAAGGGGAGTATCGGGGGCAAAGCGGTTGGCCTCAAGCAGATTCAGGACGAAATTTTGCCGCGGTTCGATGCTGCACGATTTGACGGCGTCACCGTCGAAGTGCCGCGGGCGATCGTGGTCGCGACCGATGTCTTTACCGAGTTCATGGACCGCAACCGTCTCTGGCAGGTGGTTCAGGAGGACCTCCCGGACAGTGAGATTGCGGATGCCTTTCAACGCGCCGAGCTGTCGGAGGAGCTGAGAGCCGAGCTGCGTGCCGTGCTCGACATCCTTCGTGTACCGCTCGCAATCCGGCCCTCGAGCTTTCTCGAAGATGCGAGCCATCGCCCCTTTGCCGGAATTTTCGCCTCGAAGATGATCCCCAACACAGAGCCCTCCGACCAAGCGCGATACCAGCGTCTCTCGAGCGCCCTTAAGCTCGCCTGGGCATCGACCTTCTTCGAAAGCGCCGTCTTCTCTCGCCGCGCTGCCGGGTTGGCAGACGACGCCGAAAAGATGGCGGTGGTCATTCAGGAGGTGACCGGAAGGAGGTACGACGGCCGGTTCTATCCCACCTTGTCGGCCCTCGCCAGGTCGTACAACCACTACCCGGTCCCGGGCAACAGCCGTGAGGATGGTGTGGTGTCGCTGGCCCTCGGTCTCGGCAAGTCGATCTCGGACGGCGACCACGTATGGAGCTACTGCCCCCACCGCCCTCTGGCGCCTCCGCCGTTCAAGAGCACACGCGACCTCCTCGAATTCACGCAGAACAGCTTCTGGGCCGTCAACGTCGGAGATCCGCCGCCACCGGATCCGGTGCGTGAGGCCGCCTGTCTCGTGCGGGCCGGGCTGGCCGACGCCGAGGCCGACGGCACCCTGACCTACCTCGCCTCCACCTATGACCCCGCATCGGATCAGTTGAGGTCCGGCATCAGTGGTGCCGGACCGCGGGCGCTCACCTTTGCACCTATCCTCGAGTCGAAGACGATCCCGTTTACACCGATGATGGAGAATCTCCTCGAGTTGGCGTGCAACGCCGTCAACGGAGAGGCCGAGATCGAGGTCGCCGTCAACCTCGACGCTGACCGAGCCATGCCGATGGAGGTCGCTTTCCTGCAGGTGCGTCCGATGCTGACTCCGGGCGAACGGTCGAAGGTGACAGAGGTCGATCTGGATGCGGCAGAAATCGTCGTCGCTTCAGACAATTGCCTTGGCCACGGCGCCCGCAAGGATCTCACCGATGTCGTGTATCTCCGTCCGCAGAACTTTGACCGTGGTGCAACGAGGATGATGGCCTCAGAGCTGGACGCCGTGAACAGAGGCCTGGTGGAGGAAGGCCGGCACGCGATCTACATCGGCCTCGGACGGTGGGGGACCACCGACGACCGATTTGGCGTGCCCGTCGCCTGGGGCCAAATCTCGGCAGCGCGCGTGATCGTCGAAGCCACGTTGCCAGACGCACCGACCAGCCTCAGCCACGGTACCCACTTCTTCCACCGGCTGCTCAGCAACCAGGTGCTTTACATGTCGGTCGAGCACGATGGCAATGGCCGTATCGATTGGGACTGGCTTGACGAGCAGGAGTCCGTCTGGGAGAGCCGCAACGTTCGCCATGTGCGAGTCGGAGAGCCGCTCGAGGTCAGCATCGACTGCGCGACCCGCCTCGGCATGATCCGGCGCCACCCGGGTAGCTGA
- a CDS encoding DUF2029 domain-containing protein: MSLEPWAELRVMITPSRPSTASRRTWVLGAFVVVLLAEAAFLILVVIERGVFEYIGLDYRGSRTAGQVIVEHGLGAAYDSSLLEGPQHELYEKFVRQSKLHGLPFYVIPAPYPPPFTLAFVPSTVLPPIPGFIAWTLFHAVILALYQLRLARCFAVTRPGLLIAAVLLSGPAFIHLIMGQLSVWLVVFFGESLVAFEKRRHVKCGIWLSFLICKPQVLVLILPALLLARQWHVLLGMIMATAALIAPTFLLSPGWFADFLGGIYDAAGSSGTVMNIFPSSMTNWRAFALNASHYFPPKIVWPAAAAAMLATAVAGLSCSSGLRSRALGRQRLAWLGLAASTCAFSWHAHVHQSLLLVPPLFAVVGLWPGLKDRAVFAFLGTSAVFLVFSAVLGIGEAHDILGLTMLAGLIVITAYCALSLQADPTPG, from the coding sequence ATGTCTCTCGAGCCATGGGCCGAGCTAAGAGTCATGATCACTCCGTCACGTCCTTCGACCGCTTCACGAAGAACCTGGGTGCTCGGTGCGTTCGTGGTGGTTCTTCTGGCGGAGGCGGCGTTTCTGATCTTGGTCGTCATAGAACGGGGCGTCTTCGAGTACATCGGTCTCGACTACCGAGGCTCCCGCACCGCCGGCCAAGTCATCGTCGAGCACGGCCTCGGAGCAGCTTACGATTCCTCCCTGTTGGAGGGACCTCAACACGAGCTCTACGAAAAATTCGTTCGCCAGTCGAAGCTGCACGGACTCCCGTTCTACGTGATACCTGCTCCCTACCCTCCCCCATTTACGCTCGCTTTCGTGCCCTCGACCGTGCTGCCGCCGATTCCGGGTTTCATCGCCTGGACGCTTTTTCATGCCGTTATTCTCGCGCTCTATCAGCTACGCCTGGCAAGATGCTTCGCCGTCACGCGACCCGGCTTACTCATCGCCGCCGTCTTGCTCTCTGGACCTGCGTTCATCCACCTCATCATGGGCCAGCTGAGTGTCTGGCTGGTGGTGTTTTTCGGCGAATCTCTTGTCGCCTTCGAAAAACGCAGGCACGTGAAGTGCGGCATCTGGCTGTCGTTCCTGATCTGCAAGCCGCAAGTTCTCGTCCTGATTCTCCCCGCGCTTCTGCTCGCTCGCCAGTGGCACGTTCTTCTTGGCATGATCATGGCGACTGCTGCACTGATCGCGCCGACCTTTCTCCTTTCCCCGGGATGGTTCGCCGACTTCCTGGGCGGGATCTATGATGCGGCCGGCTCGAGCGGGACGGTGATGAACATCTTCCCTTCTTCCATGACCAACTGGCGAGCCTTCGCACTCAACGCGAGCCACTATTTTCCTCCGAAAATCGTCTGGCCAGCCGCTGCAGCGGCGATGCTCGCCACCGCCGTCGCCGGGCTCTCATGTTCATCGGGTTTACGTTCAAGAGCCCTGGGGCGACAGCGTCTCGCGTGGCTCGGGCTCGCCGCCTCCACCTGCGCTTTCTCGTGGCACGCCCACGTCCATCAATCGCTTCTGCTCGTTCCGCCCCTCTTCGCCGTCGTTGGCTTGTGGCCCGGATTGAAGGATCGCGCGGTGTTCGCTTTCCTGGGGACGTCTGCCGTTTTTCTCGTGTTCTCGGCCGTCCTTGGCATCGGCGAGGCGCACGACATTCTGGGCTTGACTATGTTGGCGGGCCTCATCGTCATCACCGCATACTGCGCTCTCTCGCTGCAGGCCGACCCAACGCCCGGTTGA
- a CDS encoding lysophospholipid acyltransferase family protein: MPLPPLKDDAGVVAKLKATAMLAVGFGTLLPFNLLQLLSLVLLPFSRDAFRAFNRWCADTWWGWCVTGAEWINGTRVIFTGDEVPMREDAMLIANHQQMPDITAIMKFCKTKDRLGDMKYFVKKQLKWVPGLGWGMQFLDCLFIDRDWTSDQEKIRRTFDRLVSGEVPVHLVSFVEGTRFSLAKLRDAQAYARTHGLPVPRHTLVPRSKGFAASIEGLRSHITTVYDLTIGYENGVPSLWQYIEGLVTRIHVHVRRFPIEDLPHSADDLREWLLARWEEKNTLFDHYYATGEFPEEPVSLS; the protein is encoded by the coding sequence GTGCCTCTCCCTCCGCTGAAGGACGATGCCGGTGTTGTAGCCAAGCTGAAGGCAACCGCCATGCTTGCGGTCGGTTTCGGGACCCTGCTGCCCTTCAACCTGCTCCAGCTTCTGAGCCTGGTATTACTGCCCTTTTCCCGCGATGCGTTTCGGGCGTTCAACCGGTGGTGTGCCGACACCTGGTGGGGCTGGTGCGTGACTGGGGCCGAGTGGATCAACGGCACCCGCGTGATCTTCACCGGCGACGAAGTGCCGATGCGCGAGGACGCAATGCTGATCGCAAACCACCAGCAGATGCCCGACATCACGGCGATCATGAAGTTCTGCAAAACAAAGGACCGTCTCGGTGACATGAAGTACTTCGTCAAGAAGCAGCTCAAGTGGGTGCCCGGTCTTGGCTGGGGTATGCAGTTCCTCGACTGCCTGTTCATCGATCGGGACTGGACCTCGGACCAGGAGAAGATCCGGCGTACCTTCGATCGCCTGGTGAGCGGAGAGGTGCCCGTGCACCTCGTTTCCTTCGTCGAAGGCACCCGTTTCTCACTCGCCAAGCTGCGTGACGCCCAGGCCTACGCGCGCACACACGGGCTGCCCGTCCCCCGTCATACGCTGGTCCCGCGCAGCAAGGGGTTCGCTGCGTCGATCGAGGGGCTCCGCAGCCATATCACCACGGTCTACGATCTCACCATCGGCTATGAGAACGGTGTGCCGAGCCTGTGGCAGTACATCGAGGGCCTGGTCACGCGCATCCACGTCCACGTTCGACGCTTCCCGATCGAAGACCTGCCGCATTCCGCCGACGACCTGAGAGAGTGGCTGCTCGCCCGGTGGGAAGAAAAGAACACGCTCTTCGACCACTACTACGCGACTGGTGAATTCCCCGAGGAACCGGTGTCTCTGAGTTGA
- a CDS encoding amino acid decarboxylase yields MNDRSGHWDADLFRREGHRMVDWIAGYLDGDSREHPVLSKVQPGEVAGKLPNEMPVSAEDPEDVWQDFLEIVLPGVTHWNHPGFMAYFGITGSGPGVLGEMLSAALDVNGMLWRTCPSATELELKVLDWLRRGLGLPEDFFGFLTDTASISSLLALAAAREAADPEIRHHGMTGRGVQPAMRVYASDQAHSSIAKACLTLGLGLEGFRAVPHDAEYRMDTEALARMVAEDRATGYRPIAVVATVGTTSTTSVDPCNEIVEICTREGIWMHVDAAYAGSIALNDKYKWCISGCERADSFVFNPHKWLFVPIDASALYTRHPDVFRRAFSLVPEYLTTPLTGQVVDLMDYGVQLGRRFRALKLWWVLRCFGLEGIRERHSRHVAMAADFAAWIDAEPSFERMAPSPFSVVCFRARPEGLEGESLDEFNMALLEEVNASGEIFLSHTKLDDGIALRVAIGNLGTAEADVDRCRELLKEGFTCLSLR; encoded by the coding sequence ATGAACGACCGATCCGGGCATTGGGACGCAGATCTTTTCCGCCGCGAAGGACATCGCATGGTCGACTGGATCGCTGGTTACCTCGATGGCGACAGTCGCGAGCACCCGGTGCTGTCGAAGGTCCAGCCGGGAGAAGTGGCCGGCAAGCTCCCGAACGAAATGCCGGTCAGCGCCGAGGACCCCGAAGATGTCTGGCAGGATTTTCTCGAAATCGTCCTGCCCGGTGTGACCCACTGGAACCACCCCGGGTTCATGGCCTATTTCGGAATTACCGGCTCAGGGCCCGGCGTGCTCGGTGAGATGCTGTCCGCGGCACTCGACGTCAACGGCATGCTGTGGCGGACCTGTCCCTCTGCTACCGAGCTCGAGCTCAAGGTCCTCGATTGGCTGCGCCGCGGCCTCGGCCTTCCGGAAGATTTCTTCGGTTTTCTCACCGACACCGCCTCCATCTCGTCGCTCCTTGCCCTCGCGGCTGCGCGTGAGGCGGCCGATCCGGAGATCCGCCATCATGGAATGACCGGACGCGGAGTCCAGCCGGCTATGCGGGTCTATGCCTCCGATCAGGCCCACTCGTCGATTGCCAAGGCGTGCCTGACCCTCGGCCTCGGGCTCGAGGGCTTCCGTGCCGTGCCGCATGATGCGGAATACCGCATGGATACCGAGGCCCTCGCTCGTATGGTCGCCGAGGACCGTGCCACTGGTTACCGTCCGATAGCGGTCGTGGCGACGGTCGGCACGACCTCGACAACCTCGGTCGATCCGTGCAATGAGATCGTAGAGATTTGCACTCGAGAGGGCATTTGGATGCACGTGGATGCGGCATATGCAGGATCTATCGCCCTAAATGACAAATATAAGTGGTGTATAAGTGGATGTGAACGCGCAGATTCATTCGTTTTCAACCCGCACAAGTGGCTTTTTGTACCAATTGACGCATCAGCCCTTTACACGCGACACCCCGACGTATTCCGCCGCGCGTTCTCGCTGGTGCCCGAGTATCTCACCACCCCGCTGACCGGCCAGGTCGTGGATCTGATGGACTACGGCGTTCAACTCGGCCGGCGTTTCCGGGCGCTCAAGCTGTGGTGGGTTCTGCGCTGTTTCGGTCTTGAAGGGATTCGCGAGCGTCACTCCCGTCACGTTGCCATGGCGGCCGATTTCGCCGCCTGGATCGACGCCGAGCCCTCGTTCGAGCGCATGGCGCCCAGTCCGTTCTCCGTGGTGTGCTTTCGCGCCCGACCCGAAGGGCTCGAAGGTGAGTCGCTCGACGAATTCAATATGGCGCTCCTCGAGGAGGTCAACGCTTCGGGCGAAATCTTTCTGTCTCACACCAAACTCGACGACGGGATCGCCCTTCGGGTCGCCATCGGCAACCTCGGCACCGCCGAGGCTGACGTCGACCGGTGTCGTGAGCTGTTGAAGGAGGGCTTCACGTGCCTCTCCCTCCGCTGA
- a CDS encoding COX15/CtaA family protein: MTINGAKLSYAVPLAFAMTVSMWAAAYICRLPLVMAPNWLVLGMMLLMVAAWGWITGSYSGSGWLGGVLVGALAAVLNLLILGSLLTPAEGGGVLPSAIWWIPGSILAVALLSGGFAAASGRAGSHATASDWTALFSKVAVVATFLLVVAGGLVTSNEAGLAVVDWPNSFGSNMFLFPLSRMTGGIYYEHAHRLFGALVGLTTVGLAIRLWRFDDRARLKWLGVAAIVLVVLQGVLGGLRVTGGFTFSTAPEDMAPSLTLAMIHGVLGQVFLTVVVSIAVVTSRLWLTAPEAVPRPHFKDDRVFQRWLVVIMFLQLMLGAAQRHMAALLIVHICLATIVILLAVMVGGRAWGLYRGSWPVEFLGKALISLASIQVFLGIAALAVTQGKATVGSPTTIEVTITTAHQATGAALLALAVALHLWTQRLFCPAETESQVKS, encoded by the coding sequence ATGACTATCAACGGAGCCAAACTCAGCTACGCTGTGCCGCTCGCGTTCGCGATGACTGTTTCGATGTGGGCGGCCGCCTACATATGCCGGCTCCCGCTGGTCATGGCTCCGAACTGGCTGGTGCTGGGCATGATGCTGTTGATGGTAGCGGCTTGGGGATGGATCACCGGCTCGTATTCCGGAAGTGGCTGGCTTGGGGGCGTCCTGGTGGGTGCACTGGCGGCGGTTCTCAACCTGCTGATTCTGGGGAGCCTCCTGACACCAGCAGAGGGTGGCGGTGTGCTCCCCTCGGCCATCTGGTGGATACCAGGTTCGATTCTCGCGGTGGCTCTGCTTTCCGGAGGATTCGCGGCAGCCTCCGGCAGGGCAGGCAGCCATGCCACGGCCTCCGACTGGACAGCTTTGTTTTCAAAGGTCGCGGTAGTGGCGACCTTCCTCTTGGTGGTTGCCGGCGGGCTGGTCACCAGCAACGAGGCTGGCCTCGCGGTCGTCGACTGGCCGAACAGCTTCGGCTCGAACATGTTCCTTTTTCCGCTTTCCCGAATGACTGGTGGAATTTACTACGAGCACGCGCACCGGTTATTCGGTGCACTGGTCGGACTGACGACAGTCGGCCTCGCGATTCGTTTGTGGCGATTCGATGATCGGGCCAGGCTCAAGTGGCTCGGCGTGGCCGCGATCGTGCTGGTGGTCCTGCAGGGGGTTCTCGGCGGCCTCAGGGTCACTGGCGGCTTCACCTTCAGCACGGCGCCGGAGGACATGGCACCAAGCCTCACACTCGCGATGATTCACGGCGTCCTGGGTCAGGTGTTCCTGACAGTGGTCGTGAGCATTGCGGTAGTTACCAGCCGCCTCTGGCTGACTGCCCCCGAGGCGGTGCCGCGCCCCCATTTCAAGGACGATCGCGTGTTCCAGAGGTGGCTCGTCGTCATCATGTTCCTGCAGCTCATGCTCGGTGCCGCCCAGCGGCACATGGCGGCACTGCTGATCGTCCACATTTGCCTGGCCACGATCGTGATCCTGCTGGCGGTGATGGTCGGTGGCCGCGCCTGGGGACTCTACCGCGGCTCGTGGCCGGTGGAGTTTCTCGGGAAGGCCCTGATCAGCCTGGCATCGATCCAGGTCTTCCTCGGTATCGCGGCTCTCGCGGTCACTCAGGGCAAGGCGACGGTCGGCTCGCCGACCACGATCGAGGTAACGATCACGACCGCGCACCAGGCGACTGGCGCCGCGCTCCTCGCTCTCGCCGTCGCACTGCATCTGTGGACCCAGCGGCTCTTCTGTCCAGCAGAGACCGAAAGCCAAGTTAAGAGTTGA